In a single window of the Nodularia spumigena CCY9414 genome:
- a CDS encoding PhoH family protein, which translates to MADALIIQLPNIPSAIALAGDREENLKLLSRQTGASLVLRGQELHIGGTEAQMHLADQLVRSLEVIWTKGNTLSSADILTARQALDSDRQDELQELQRDVLAKTRRGEEIRAKTFRQKEYIKDIRRRDLTFCIGPAGTGKTYLAVVVAVQALLNNQVEKLILTRPAVEAGEKLGFLPGDLQQKVNPYLRPLYDAIYEFIDPEKVPSLMERGVIEVAPLAYMRGRTLNHAFVIVDEAQNTTPAQMKMVLTRLGFRSRMVITGDTTQTDLPLSQKSGLAVALQVLKNVEGIGFCEFTQKDVVRHALVQRIVAAYERYER; encoded by the coding sequence ATGGCAGATGCCTTAATCATTCAGCTGCCTAATATTCCCAGTGCGATCGCTCTCGCCGGTGATAGAGAAGAAAATCTCAAACTCCTATCCCGACAAACAGGAGCTAGTTTAGTGTTGCGCGGACAAGAACTACACATTGGTGGTACAGAAGCGCAAATGCATCTGGCTGATCAATTAGTGCGATCGCTTGAAGTAATCTGGACTAAGGGCAATACTCTCTCCAGTGCCGACATTTTAACAGCCCGCCAAGCCCTGGATAGCGATCGACAAGACGAACTTCAGGAATTACAGCGAGATGTCTTGGCTAAAACTCGTCGCGGTGAAGAAATTCGTGCTAAAACTTTTCGCCAAAAAGAATACATTAAGGATATCCGTAGGCGTGACCTGACATTTTGCATTGGCCCGGCTGGAACAGGTAAAACCTATCTTGCTGTTGTGGTTGCGGTGCAAGCACTCCTAAACAACCAAGTAGAAAAGCTGATTTTAACTCGTCCGGCTGTAGAAGCTGGGGAAAAATTGGGATTTCTTCCCGGAGATTTACAGCAGAAAGTTAATCCCTATCTCCGCCCACTTTACGATGCTATCTATGAATTTATTGATCCAGAAAAAGTCCCTAGTTTAATGGAACGGGGTGTCATTGAAGTTGCGCCACTTGCTTATATGCGAGGACGCACCCTCAATCATGCTTTTGTAATTGTAGATGAAGCCCAGAATACTACACCCGCCCAAATGAAAATGGTGTTGACTCGTTTGGGTTTCCGTTCTCGAATGGTAATTACAGGTGACACCACACAAACCGATTTACCCCTGAGCCAAAAATCAGGACTAGCCGTAGCCTTACAAGTTCTCAAGAACGTTGAAGGTATTGGCTTTTGCGAATTCACCCAAAAAGATGTTGTGCGCCATGCCCTAGTTCAGCGCATTGTTGCCGCTTACGAACGTTATGAAAGATAA
- a CDS encoding KH domain-containing protein, translating to MFLNRSVPQPHLNAGIESLTASPNYVRLVKFLMQPFLESPETLSIDCEISQTLKRVWIRIAFESKDKGKVFGRGGRNIQAIRTVIAAAAEFAGQSVYWDMYGSNSFGREGMSSDDDQQERSPSALRGGQSPEPKTPDRTVNIPKPVVKPRIR from the coding sequence ATGTTTTTGAACAGGTCAGTGCCACAACCGCATCTTAACGCCGGAATAGAATCCCTCACAGCTAGTCCTAACTATGTTAGGCTAGTTAAATTTTTGATGCAGCCATTTTTAGAATCTCCAGAGACTTTGAGCATTGATTGTGAAATTTCTCAGACCCTCAAACGGGTTTGGATTCGCATCGCCTTTGAAAGCAAGGACAAGGGAAAAGTGTTTGGTCGAGGGGGACGCAATATTCAGGCAATTAGAACAGTAATTGCGGCGGCAGCAGAATTTGCGGGACAATCCGTTTACTGGGATATGTACGGCAGTAATAGTTTTGGACGAGAGGGAATGTCTTCTGACGACGACCAGCAAGAGCGCTCGCCTTCGGCACTGCGGGGAGGGCAATCGCCAGAACCAAAAACGCCAGACAGAACTGTAAATATACCCAAACCTGTTGTCAAACCCCGAATTCGCTAG
- a CDS encoding DUF4332 domain-containing protein, which translates to MPAKQPNTKNPITACDWPIEQLPGLTESEQAKLQNCGIITTKELIKQGKTAETRVNLANKLQVNLQYVNKWIALADLARIPGIGMKYCGLLLHSGIASVAQLAQTPTHRLHQQIMRLQVSTTQRRDLCPTIDVVEQWSQQAKQIT; encoded by the coding sequence ATGCCCGCCAAACAGCCAAATACTAAAAATCCGATCACCGCTTGTGATTGGCCAATTGAACAATTACCAGGATTAACTGAGTCAGAACAAGCCAAACTGCAAAATTGTGGAATCATTACCACAAAAGAGCTAATTAAACAAGGAAAAACTGCCGAAACCAGGGTAAATTTAGCAAATAAATTACAAGTTAATCTGCAATATGTAAATAAATGGATCGCCTTAGCCGATTTGGCGCGTATTCCTGGAATAGGAATGAAATATTGTGGTTTATTGCTGCATTCTGGTATTGCTTCTGTGGCACAACTAGCTCAAACACCCACCCATAGATTACACCAACAAATTATGCGCCTACAGGTATCAACAACGCAGCGACGAGACTTGTGTCCAACGATTGATGTAGTAGAACAATGGAGTCAGCAAGCAAAACAAATCACCTAA
- a CDS encoding ChuX/HutX family heme-like substrate-binding protein, which produces MNNNLKDFLEACENLGTLRIIVTSSAAVLEARGKIEKLFYAELLKGKYVNLHTEGFEFHFNMDKITQVKFETGNAKRGNFTTYAIRFLDEKQEVALSLFLQWGKPGEYEPGQVEAWQNLREQYGEVWQPVPIETL; this is translated from the coding sequence ATGAATAACAATTTGAAAGACTTTTTAGAAGCTTGTGAAAACTTAGGAACTTTACGGATTATTGTTACTAGCAGCGCTGCTGTATTAGAAGCTCGCGGCAAAATAGAAAAGTTATTTTACGCCGAATTGCTCAAAGGGAAGTATGTCAATCTGCACACTGAGGGCTTTGAGTTTCACTTTAATATGGATAAAATTACTCAAGTTAAATTTGAAACAGGTAACGCGAAAAGAGGTAACTTTACCACCTATGCAATTCGGTTTTTAGATGAAAAACAAGAAGTTGCTTTAAGCTTATTTTTGCAATGGGGTAAACCGGGAGAATATGAACCCGGACAAGTGGAAGCTTGGCAAAATTTACGGGAACAGTATGGAGAAGTTTGGCAACCTGTACCCATTGAAACCTTATAA
- a CDS encoding TetR/AcrR family transcriptional regulator: protein MRVFNSPPPSEAQTRTRILQAAQKLFASKGFDGTTTRDLAQAAGVAEGTLFRYFANKKSILVEVATSGWVDILTDLLTELSEMGSYKAIAQVMRRRMWNLHKNVDLMKVCFMEVQFHPDLRDRIQEEVIGKMTDVAEAFFQSAMDKGIYRQTDAKLVAKVFLGMFAIAGFSNNTLMAPDASPQEMQQMAEGLADIFLNGVLAKE, encoded by the coding sequence ATGCGAGTTTTTAATTCACCTCCACCTTCAGAAGCACAAACACGTACCCGCATTTTACAGGCCGCACAGAAGTTATTTGCTTCTAAGGGATTTGATGGTACTACCACCCGCGATTTAGCCCAAGCAGCAGGTGTTGCTGAAGGTACTTTGTTTCGTTATTTTGCCAATAAAAAATCTATTTTAGTGGAAGTCGCTACAAGTGGCTGGGTGGACATTTTAACAGATTTGCTCACAGAATTGAGTGAAATGGGCAGTTATAAGGCGATCGCTCAAGTGATGCGCCGCCGGATGTGGAATTTACATAAAAATGTAGATTTGATGAAGGTTTGTTTTATGGAGGTGCAGTTTCATCCAGATTTGCGCGATCGCATTCAAGAAGAAGTCATTGGTAAAATGACTGATGTGGCTGAAGCTTTCTTTCAATCTGCGATGGACAAGGGTATTTATCGCCAAACTGATGCTAAATTAGTGGCTAAGGTGTTTTTGGGAATGTTTGCGATCGCTGGATTCTCTAACAATACTCTCATGGCTCCAGATGCTTCACCCCAAGAAATGCAACAAATGGCGGAAGGTTTGGCTGATATCTTCCTCAATGGTGTGTTGGCTAAAGAATAA
- a CDS encoding PhzF family phenazine biosynthesis protein — MGLVIFQVDAFTNRCFAGNPAAVCVLSEFRDDAWMQNVAQEMNLSETAFLLRQDDGFSLRWFTPTVEVPLCGHATLASAHVLWSEGYLLPDEVARFYTKSGVLIAECLGEWISLDFPVNLSQETVASGELSEALGVSCKSVLQNSLGYLVEVESEDLVRQMQPNFQLLKTLPIPDVIVTSQTNADSEYDFVSRFFAPGLGINEDPVTGAAHCCLAAFWRDRLHKDEFLAFQASQRGGVVKVRYPGGDRVLLSGQAITVMRGELFT; from the coding sequence ATGGGATTGGTGATTTTTCAGGTTGATGCTTTTACAAATAGGTGTTTTGCGGGGAATCCGGCGGCGGTTTGTGTTTTGTCTGAGTTTCGGGATGATGCTTGGATGCAAAATGTGGCTCAGGAGATGAATTTGTCGGAGACGGCTTTTTTGCTGCGACAGGATGATGGTTTTAGTTTGCGTTGGTTTACTCCAACGGTGGAAGTTCCTCTTTGTGGTCACGCAACTTTGGCTAGCGCTCATGTTCTTTGGTCTGAGGGGTATTTGTTACCTGATGAGGTTGCCCGTTTTTATACTAAAAGTGGTGTTTTAATTGCTGAATGTTTGGGTGAGTGGATTTCGTTAGATTTTCCGGTGAATTTATCTCAGGAAACGGTCGCTTCTGGGGAATTAAGCGAGGCTTTGGGTGTTAGTTGTAAATCGGTGCTGCAAAATTCTCTGGGGTATTTAGTCGAGGTGGAGTCTGAGGATTTGGTACGACAAATGCAGCCTAATTTTCAGCTATTGAAAACTTTGCCTATACCTGATGTGATTGTCACTAGCCAAACTAATGCTGATTCTGAATATGATTTTGTTTCTCGCTTTTTTGCACCGGGATTAGGTATAAATGAAGACCCTGTGACTGGGGCGGCTCATTGCTGTCTGGCGGCTTTCTGGCGCGATCGCCTGCATAAAGATGAGTTTTTGGCGTTTCAAGCCTCCCAACGCGGTGGAGTGGTCAAGGTGCGCTATCCAGGAGGCGATCGCGTGCTTCTCTCTGGACAAGCAATAACCGTAATGCGGGGCGAATTATTTACCTAA
- a CDS encoding DUF6816 family protein: MLNIRAIWSCCLIIFCLLGSSGTAKAGELSQRLANFPQWEQLTSVQPAQGDLVYPDWFAGSWEVTSTLVDLVAPLAPDIITPGFESNRQQLNQPVSFLVRFIPEKSPITAWKFIPKIVNKSSILVADRAFNSLNLARAYLGDEAVLSTKVDPESPNRQITFLRGDSQLISIVTARLTETTSNRNFITSEVFQQLFKGGSRPYFNTVESTTAYHQLSTSYPSIEADQVTAVYLSPQDPDYFAAASHPVALYRYRLEFSPTSQD; the protein is encoded by the coding sequence ATGCTGAATATCAGGGCGATTTGGAGTTGTTGCTTAATTATTTTCTGCCTACTGGGATCGAGTGGAACAGCAAAAGCCGGAGAATTATCTCAACGCCTAGCAAATTTTCCCCAGTGGGAACAACTCACATCTGTACAACCGGCTCAGGGCGATTTGGTTTATCCTGACTGGTTTGCTGGTTCATGGGAAGTTACAAGTACATTAGTAGATTTAGTTGCACCTTTAGCACCCGATATCATCACCCCTGGATTTGAATCGAATCGCCAACAACTAAATCAACCTGTGAGTTTTTTAGTGCGTTTTATTCCAGAAAAATCTCCAATTACTGCCTGGAAATTTATTCCTAAAATTGTGAATAAATCATCAATTTTAGTAGCAGATAGAGCTTTTAATAGCTTGAATTTAGCCAGGGCTTATTTAGGTGATGAAGCTGTATTATCAACCAAAGTAGATCCAGAATCACCTAATCGGCAAATTACCTTTTTGCGTGGCGATAGCCAATTAATTTCTATTGTAACTGCACGTCTTACCGAAACTACTTCAAATAGAAACTTCATCACATCAGAAGTATTTCAACAACTATTTAAAGGCGGTTCCCGTCCCTATTTCAATACAGTGGAATCTACTACCGCATACCATCAACTTTCTACATCTTATCCGTCAATTGAGGCGGATCAAGTAACTGCTGTTTATCTTTCACCTCAAGACCCAGATTACTTCGCCGCAGCTTCTCATCCAGTCGCCCTTTATCGCTACCGCTTAGAATTTTCACCTACTTCTCAAGATTGA
- a CDS encoding aminopeptidase P family protein — MLKQTLHHRRQQLATLINFPAILWSGNTNPRNFPANTYPFRASSHFLYFAGLPLQNAAIRLEGGKLELFIDNPTPSSALWHGQMPTRDEIAEQIGADTARPMAELESYLEDAATIPVQNAATWTQQTQLLNRWVLPQQPPQGNDLELAKAIISLRLTHDAGALIELRKAAAVTVAAHKAGIAATSKAKLEAEVRAAMEAVIIGENMTTSYNSIVTVHGEVLHNEHYHHPLQPGDLILADVGAETAMGWAADVTRTWPVSGKFSSTQRDIYDVVLAAHDACIAKIRPGVEYGDIHLLAATVIAEGLVDLGILQGNPADLVEMDAHALFFPHGIGHLLGLDVHDMEDLGDLAGYEEGRTRSDRFGLGYLRLNRLLRPGMLVTIEPGFYQVPAILNDPNVRSKYENIVNWQRLSEFTDVRGIRIEDDVLVTESGSEVLTDALPNQAIAIETIAN; from the coding sequence ATGCTCAAACAAACCTTACACCACCGCCGACAACAACTAGCCACCCTCATCAACTTTCCCGCAATATTGTGGTCAGGAAACACCAACCCCCGCAACTTCCCCGCCAACACTTACCCATTTCGAGCCAGTAGCCATTTCCTCTACTTCGCCGGACTACCATTACAAAACGCCGCAATTCGCCTAGAAGGAGGCAAACTAGAACTATTCATAGATAATCCCACACCCAGCAGCGCCCTGTGGCATGGACAAATGCCCACCCGTGACGAAATAGCCGAGCAAATAGGCGCAGATACAGCCCGACCAATGGCAGAATTAGAATCATATTTAGAAGATGCAGCCACAATTCCCGTCCAGAATGCAGCTACTTGGACACAGCAAACACAGTTATTAAATAGATGGGTGCTACCACAACAACCGCCCCAAGGAAATGATTTAGAATTAGCCAAAGCCATAATTTCCCTCCGTCTCACCCATGACGCAGGCGCATTAATTGAATTGCGAAAAGCTGCGGCTGTAACTGTTGCGGCGCATAAAGCCGGGATAGCAGCCACATCAAAAGCTAAACTAGAAGCAGAAGTTCGTGCAGCTATGGAAGCGGTGATTATTGGTGAAAATATGACCACTTCTTACAACAGTATTGTCACCGTTCACGGCGAAGTTCTACATAACGAACATTATCACCATCCACTGCAACCAGGTGATTTAATTTTGGCTGATGTCGGTGCAGAAACCGCAATGGGTTGGGCTGCTGATGTTACCCGGACTTGGCCTGTATCTGGTAAGTTTTCATCTACCCAAAGAGATATTTATGATGTAGTGCTGGCGGCTCATGATGCTTGTATTGCTAAAATACGCCCAGGTGTGGAGTATGGAGATATTCATTTATTAGCCGCTACAGTCATCGCTGAAGGTTTGGTAGATTTAGGCATTTTACAAGGAAATCCCGCAGATTTAGTAGAAATGGATGCCCATGCGCTGTTTTTCCCTCATGGAATTGGTCATTTATTGGGTTTAGATGTGCATGATATGGAAGATTTGGGCGATTTAGCTGGGTATGAAGAAGGAAGAACCAGAAGCGATCGCTTTGGCTTGGGCTACCTGCGTTTAAATCGTCTTTTGCGTCCAGGAATGTTAGTCACAATTGAACCGGGATTTTATCAAGTTCCAGCAATTTTAAATGATCCTAACGTGCGCTCAAAATATGAAAATATCGTCAATTGGCAGCGTTTATCTGAATTCACCGACGTGCGGGGAATACGTATAGAAGATGATGTTTTAGTTACAGAATCAGGCAGCGAAGTTTTGACAGATGCTTTACCAAATCAGGCGATCGCCATTGAAACAATAGCAAATTAA
- the ffh gene encoding signal recognition particle protein, with protein MFDALSDRLESAWKKLRGQDKISQSNIQDALREVRRALLEADVNLQVVKDFISEVETKAQGADVVAGVRPDQQFIKIVHDELVRVMGAENVPLAETEEKPTIVLMAGLQGTGKTTATAKLALHLRKLERSCLLVATDVYRPAAIDQLVTLGKQIDVPVFELGSDADPVEIARQGVERAKAEGFNTVIIDTAGRLQIDEDMMGELARIKATVQPHETLLVVDSMTGQEAANLTRTFHDKIGITGAILTKLDGDTRGGAALSVRQISGAPIKFVGVGEKVEALQPFYPERMASRILGMGDVLSLVEKAQEEFDLADAEKMQDKILSAKFDFNDFVKQLRMLKNMGSLGGIMKLIPGMNKISDEQLKQGETQLKRCESMINSMTRQERQDPDLLASSPSRRRRIAKGSGYREPDVSKLVADFQKMRTLMQQMGQGQMPAGMPGMFGGGGMGNPFGGGDNSRPSSPGWRGYNSGDRTTKKKKNKEKKKKGFGTL; from the coding sequence ATGTTTGATGCCTTATCTGATCGTTTAGAAAGTGCCTGGAAGAAACTACGGGGACAGGACAAAATATCTCAATCCAATATTCAAGACGCTTTGCGGGAAGTGCGCCGCGCCTTATTGGAAGCTGATGTCAATCTCCAGGTAGTCAAAGATTTTATTAGCGAAGTCGAAACCAAAGCCCAAGGTGCTGATGTTGTGGCTGGTGTGCGACCTGACCAACAATTCATCAAAATTGTTCACGATGAATTGGTGCGGGTGATGGGGGCGGAAAATGTTCCCTTAGCGGAAACCGAGGAAAAGCCCACAATCGTTTTAATGGCTGGTTTACAAGGTACTGGTAAAACCACAGCTACAGCTAAATTAGCCTTACATTTAAGAAAATTAGAGCGTAGCTGTTTGTTAGTCGCCACAGACGTATATCGCCCAGCCGCTATTGATCAGCTGGTGACGTTAGGTAAACAAATTGACGTTCCGGTTTTTGAATTGGGAAGCGATGCCGACCCTGTAGAAATTGCCCGCCAAGGTGTAGAACGTGCCAAAGCAGAAGGTTTCAATACAGTAATTATCGACACGGCTGGTCGTCTGCAAATTGACGAAGACATGATGGGGGAATTAGCCCGAATTAAAGCCACTGTCCAACCTCATGAAACCTTGCTAGTCGTGGACTCTATGACTGGACAAGAGGCAGCAAATCTGACTCGCACCTTCCACGACAAAATCGGCATTACTGGGGCGATTCTGACCAAATTAGATGGTGATACCCGTGGTGGTGCGGCGCTATCAGTCAGACAAATATCGGGAGCGCCAATTAAGTTTGTGGGTGTAGGCGAAAAAGTCGAAGCACTGCAACCTTTTTATCCTGAGCGCATGGCATCCCGGATTCTGGGAATGGGCGATGTTCTTTCCTTAGTAGAAAAAGCTCAGGAAGAATTTGATTTGGCAGATGCCGAGAAAATGCAGGATAAAATCCTGTCAGCCAAGTTTGACTTTAATGATTTTGTCAAACAGTTGCGGATGCTGAAAAATATGGGTTCCCTGGGCGGGATCATGAAGTTGATTCCCGGAATGAACAAGATTTCCGATGAGCAATTGAAGCAGGGCGAAACTCAACTCAAGCGCTGCGAGTCGATGATTAACTCCATGACTCGCCAAGAACGCCAAGACCCGGATTTATTGGCAAGTTCTCCCAGTCGGCGGCGGCGCATTGCCAAAGGTTCTGGTTACAGAGAGCCGGATGTGAGTAAGCTAGTGGCTGATTTCCAAAAAATGCGAACTCTTATGCAGCAAATGGGTCAAGGTCAAATGCCGGCGGGAATGCCTGGAATGTTTGGCGGTGGCGGCATGGGTAATCCTTTTGGCGGTGGTGATAATAGTCGTCCTTCGTCCCCTGGCTGGCGGGGTTATAATAGCGGCGATCGCACCACGAAAAAGAAAAAGAACAAAGAGAAAAAGAAAAAAGGCTTCGGCACTCTCTAG
- a CDS encoding M16 family metallopeptidase — MNQPNYSTIILRRLSTILMVLVICWWGLLPNIAQAQAQTQTANPLQRIRQFRQNPPEKTSIQPYLDRVIKQLTEFRLENGLKFIVLERHQAPVVSFLTYADVGGVDEPEGQTGVAHFLEHLAFKGTTRIGTKDYEAEKLLLDRLEQLDAQIRTAKANDKQDDLAKLQTEFKQVESQADTLVTQNEMGQIVNQAGGVGLNATTSSEATKYFYSFPSNKLKLWMSLESERFLEPVVRREFYKEKDVILEERRMRVDNSPIGMMVENLMDTAFTVHPYKRPVIGYEEDIRNLTPEDVQKFFDAHYVPSNLTIAVVGDVDPVEVKKLAKIYFGRYQAKPKATAKIPVEPPQAQTREFTLELASQPWYLEGYHRPSVTHPDDAVYQIIAGLLSNGRTSRLYKSLVEQQRLALNAQGFSGFPGDKYPNLMLFYALTAPGHTVDEVATALQQEIEKLKTEPVAEVDLQRVKTQARASLLLSLNSNMGMAQQLLEAEVKTGSWRNLFKQLDDISAVTTADIQRVAKATFTPENRTIGKLLSKQG, encoded by the coding sequence ATGAATCAACCCAATTATTCAACTATCATATTGCGTCGGCTCTCGACCATTTTGATGGTACTTGTAATTTGCTGGTGGGGGTTACTTCCCAACATAGCTCAAGCTCAAGCTCAAACTCAAACTGCAAATCCTCTGCAAAGAATTCGGCAATTTCGTCAAAACCCACCCGAAAAAACTTCAATTCAACCGTATTTAGATCGGGTAATTAAGCAATTAACTGAGTTTCGCTTGGAAAATGGGTTAAAATTCATCGTCTTGGAACGGCATCAAGCCCCTGTAGTTTCGTTTCTGACTTATGCTGATGTGGGTGGTGTGGATGAGCCAGAAGGACAAACTGGTGTAGCACACTTTCTAGAGCATTTAGCATTTAAAGGCACAACACGCATCGGTACAAAAGACTACGAAGCGGAAAAACTTTTACTCGACCGCTTAGAACAATTAGATGCTCAAATTAGAACCGCAAAAGCCAATGATAAACAAGATGATCTGGCTAAATTGCAAACTGAATTTAAGCAAGTAGAGTCCCAAGCAGACACGCTAGTTACACAAAACGAAATGGGGCAAATTGTCAACCAAGCCGGGGGTGTAGGTTTAAATGCTACCACTTCATCGGAAGCGACGAAATACTTTTACAGCTTTCCCTCTAATAAGTTGAAACTGTGGATGTCTCTGGAATCAGAGCGATTTTTAGAGCCTGTGGTGCGTCGGGAGTTTTACAAAGAAAAAGATGTGATTTTAGAAGAACGGCGGATGCGGGTAGATAATTCGCCTATCGGGATGATGGTGGAGAATTTGATGGATACTGCTTTTACAGTCCATCCCTACAAACGACCGGTCATCGGTTATGAAGAAGATATCCGCAATCTCACACCGGAAGATGTGCAAAAATTCTTTGATGCTCACTATGTACCGAGTAATTTAACCATTGCTGTGGTCGGAGATGTCGATCCGGTGGAAGTGAAAAAACTGGCAAAAATTTATTTTGGCCGTTATCAAGCCAAACCAAAAGCAACAGCCAAAATTCCGGTTGAACCACCGCAAGCACAAACACGAGAATTTACTTTAGAACTAGCTTCTCAACCTTGGTATTTGGAAGGCTATCACCGCCCATCAGTTACCCATCCCGATGATGCAGTTTATCAAATTATTGCGGGTTTATTAAGTAATGGGCGCACGTCGCGTTTGTATAAATCTTTGGTAGAACAGCAGCGTTTAGCATTAAATGCTCAGGGTTTTAGTGGCTTTCCTGGGGATAAGTACCCAAATTTAATGTTATTTTATGCTCTCACGGCTCCCGGTCACACGGTGGATGAGGTAGCAACAGCTTTGCAACAAGAAATTGAAAAGTTGAAAACTGAACCTGTGGCGGAGGTTGACTTACAACGGGTGAAAACCCAAGCACGGGCGAGTTTATTACTTAGCCTTAATTCCAATATGGGTATGGCGCAGCAGTTATTGGAAGCAGAGGTAAAAACTGGTTCTTGGCGGAATTTGTTTAAGCAATTAGATGACATTTCGGCGGTGACAACTGCGGATATTCAACGGGTGGCGAAGGCGACTTTTACACCAGAAAATCGCACTATTGGCAAGTTGTTGTCGAAACAAGGATAA
- the rpsP gene encoding 30S ribosomal protein S16, producing the protein MIKLRLKRFGKKREPSYRIIAINSLARRDGRPLEELGFYNPITDEVRLDVPGIVKRLQQGAQPTETVRSILVKANVFEQVSATTAS; encoded by the coding sequence ATGATTAAATTGCGCTTGAAGCGATTCGGCAAAAAGCGGGAACCAAGTTACCGGATTATCGCCATTAACAGCCTTGCACGCCGCGATGGCCGTCCCCTAGAAGAATTGGGATTCTACAACCCCATCACGGATGAAGTGCGACTAGATGTTCCCGGTATCGTCAAGCGACTACAACAAGGCGCTCAACCGACTGAGACCGTCCGTAGCATTTTAGTAAAAGCCAATGTTTTTGAACAGGTCAGTGCCACAACCGCATCTTAA